A window of Limosilactobacillus reuteri genomic DNA:
TGGAGAGTTTCTAAGAAAGGCACCGACAAAGCCGTCAATTGGAGCAGTACAAGGAATAATTCCGATTAACACGGTCACAAGTAGACCAATGGGACAACTTTTTAAGGCACTAACCCACTAAAACTGTATATTTAAAGGCTACCTATGAAAACTTGACAGATACTTTACTAGTTTTCAACTTAAATTCCTAACTTTTTCATGTTATTATATCAGTAATTCTGCTTCTCTCTAGTCCCTCAGCCTACTTGATCCTAATTTTATCCCAGGAGATATTACTAAAATGAATAAAATTTATTTCTTATGTACTGGCAATTCTTGTCGCAGTCAAATGGCGGAAGGATATGCAAGAATTTTTCTGAAAGACAAGTACGAAATCCAAAGTGCTGGTCTTGAAGCTCACGGCGTTAACCCCCTAGCAATTGAGGTAATGGCAGAAGACAATATCGATATTAGTCACCAATATTCTAAAACGATTGATCCTCATTATTTTAAGACCGCCAATTTAATTGTAACCTTATGCGGAGACGCCAAAGACCGTTGCCCAGTCATCGCTCCTCCAACGCACAGTATCTACTGGCCTCTGCCAGATCCAGCACAAGCCACCGGAACTCCTGAACAGCAGTTGCAAATTTTCCGGCAAGTACGCAATGAGATTAAGCAGCGGATTTTAGCCTTAGTAAGCAACCCGTAAAATTATACTAATATCTAAAAATGCCTTCTGAGCAAAACTCATTTGTTTACTCAGAAGGCATTTATCGTTATTCCATATAATTATGGAGAATATCATCCGAAGCTGCCTTTAATTTTAGATAATCGATATTATTAGAGAACAGCATAATCATTCGTTTCGTCTTGTAATCGGCGACAAAGCAACTCTTGTACCCCGGAATACTCCCGTTGGCCCGGATTACATCCCCATCAAAGTAGACTCCACCAAAATAGGCAACTTCTTGATGCTGCGCCTGTTGGTAGTATTCATTAATCATTTTTGGATCTTTCAGCACCTCATTATATACAAACTTCCAGTAATCATTTGGCGATATAAATAGGTTCCCTGCCCCAAAGTCTG
This region includes:
- the arsC gene encoding arsenate reductase (thioredoxin) — translated: MNKIYFLCTGNSCRSQMAEGYARIFLKDKYEIQSAGLEAHGVNPLAIEVMAEDNIDISHQYSKTIDPHYFKTANLIVTLCGDAKDRCPVIAPPTHSIYWPLPDPAQATGTPEQQLQIFRQVRNEIKQRILALVSNP